The Ignavibacteria bacterium genome contains the following window.
ACCAACCATAATAGTAAGTAGTTCTGAGTTTGTTAGATCTTTTATAAAAGGTCTAATCATCAAAGGTGCTTCAGTTTGACCAACAAAAATGTTTGCGCTATTTGATAAAGATTCAGCGCCACTTGTTCCCATCAACTTTGCCATAATCCATGCAAATGCTTGAACAATTCTTTGCATCACACCAAGATAATAAAGAAGGGACATTAAACTCGAAAAGAAAATGATTGTCGGTAAGACCTGAAACGCAAAAAAGACACCCATACTTTCAGGATTTCCTGGTCCCAATGCGAGCTTCCCAAAAACAAATTTTGCACCTTCCGTTGTGAATTGAAGAATAATTACAAAAAAGTTTGCAAGCCAGTTAAAAAATAATTTAGGCCAGAGCAGTGGCCCGAATATTTTTCCAAGATCATCACCACGAAGAATAAAGACTGCAAATACAAATTGAATTGCAAAACCAGATATAACAAGTCGCCAGTTTATTTTTCTTTTGTTGTTTGACATCAAGAATGCTAGAAAAATAATTACGAGCATTCCAAAAATTCCGTTTAGAATAGATAGAAAATTCATTTTAATTACTCTCCGTAAATTGTATGACATTTTCTGCATCGTGCTTCATAAATATCTGAAGCACCAACAATTACTCGATCTTTTGATGGAGTTTTTCGCTGTGTTCTATTCGCTGGATTTCCGCAGACGACACAGATCGCTTGAGTTTTTGTGATATACTCTGCAATAGCCAAAAGCTGAGGCATTGGTTCAAATGGTTGTCCACGATAATCTTGATCAAGTCCTGCAATTATTACTCTTTTACCTTCATCAGCAAGTTTATTGACAACATCCACTATATTCATTTTGAAAAATTGAGCTTCATCAATTCCCACAACCTGTGCATCTTTTGCAAGCTCTAAAATTTCAGAAGCATCTTCAACAATTTCGGAAGGAAGTGACTGCTCACTATGAGAAACTATCTCACGCTCAGAATAGCGATTATCAATCTTGGGTTTGAATACAATCACTTTCTGCTTTGCAATCATTGCTCGGCGTAATCTACGAATTAATTCTTCTGTTTTACCGCTGAACATACAACCAGCAATAACTTCGATCCAACCAGTTTTGGCAGGAGTTTGGTGAGGCATAAATTCATTCATTGTGTAACTCCCTTTAAATTTTCGTCTCCAAATGGAAAAGGAAGAAAATCAGATGCTTTAAATGTTTTTGTATTTTTATTTCCATCAATTAAGATTACATCAATATCACCGCACAATTCCCATATAATCTGACGACAGGCACCGCAGGGTGGACAAAAATTCTTATCATCTGACGAAATAGCAATTGCTTTAAATCTCCTTTTGCCTTCACTGTATGCTTTGAAGATAGCTGTTCGTTCAGCACAAATTGTTAATCCATAAGATGCATTCTCAACATTGCAGCCAGTGATTATTTCGTTGTTATCAGTTAAGAGGGCGGCTCCTACTCTAAATTTCGAGTAAGGTGAATATGAAAAATTTTTTGCTTCAATAGCTTTTTCTATTAACTTATCTCTATCCATAACGCTCAAAAATTTTTGTGAATATATTTATATGCTTACGATTTAACAACTAAATGACAATAATTTGCTCCAACTCAAAAATTTTTTTTAACTTAACAACGAAGATAATACGGAAATTACTATGGGGTAAATTTTAGAATTATTGTTTTCATTCTCCTTTTCATTCTAACAGGATGTCGAGAAGATAATCAACCTTTAGAAGAACTTGTTTATTTTCCTACATTTACAAAAAATGAATTTCAAATTCTTAAACCCCGAGGTGGAGATTTGTGGGTTATTAATGAGACTTATGAAATAAAGTGGTTACCATCATCGAGAGCTAAATTTGTCGT
Protein-coding sequences here:
- a CDS encoding thymidine kinase, which codes for MPHQTPAKTGWIEVIAGCMFSGKTEELIRRLRRAMIAKQKVIVFKPKIDNRYSEREIVSHSEQSLPSEIVEDASEILELAKDAQVVGIDEAQFFKMNIVDVVNKLADEGKRVIIAGLDQDYRGQPFEPMPQLLAIAEYITKTQAICVVCGNPANRTQRKTPSKDRVIVGASDIYEARCRKCHTIYGE
- the cdd gene encoding cytidine deaminase — protein: MDRDKLIEKAIEAKNFSYSPYSKFRVGAALLTDNNEIITGCNVENASYGLTICAERTAIFKAYSEGKRRFKAIAISSDDKNFCPPCGACRQIIWELCGDIDVILIDGNKNTKTFKASDFLPFPFGDENLKGVTQ